One stretch of Erpetoichthys calabaricus chromosome 14, fErpCal1.3, whole genome shotgun sequence DNA includes these proteins:
- the gip gene encoding gastric inhibitory polypeptide has translation MDTSRLSLLLFVILGLALVNSQEDDSRVVPVEMEGFRPVERRYAESTIASDISKIVDSMAQKNFVNFLLNRKEKKSKRTLTPDQIDSHSLLTDLIRQDFVEWIFTKIIQDRAD, from the exons ATGGATACTTCCCGGTTGTCTCTTCTTCTCTTTGTCATACTTGGCCTCGCCCTGGTAAACAGTCAAGAAGATGACAGTAG GGTGGTTCCTGTAGAAATGGAGGGATTCAGACCTGTGGAGAGGCGATACGCTGAGTCTACCATTGCCAGTGACATCAGTAAGATTGTTGATTCCATGGCTCAGAAGAATTTTGTCAATTTCCTtctgaacagaaaagaaaagaagagcaa ACGCACCTTGACTCCAGACCAGATTGACTCCCATTCTCTGTTGACTGACCTGATCAGACAGGACTTCGTGGAATGGATTTTCACCAAAATCATCCAAGACAG ggcTGACTGA